In one Hymenobacter sp. DG25B genomic region, the following are encoded:
- a CDS encoding glycoside hydrolase family 10 protein: protein MLGFSTVGRVVLFGWMLVWGLTTGSLRADAQGMPPKRELRGVWIASVENIDWPSARTLTADQQRREYQRMLNAEQRAGINAVFVQVRPASDAFYKSELEPWSKWLTGQQGRAPSPDYDPLPFLIDEAHDRGMEFHAWFNPYRASLDSVTRRLAPNHQFRQHPEWFIRYAGKLLYNPGLPEVRNYITQVILDVVRRYDIDGVHFDDYFYPYPEPKQVIHDEAAFARYNPDNLTLADWRRQNVNLLIQQVHDSIRSTKRWVKFGVSPFGVWMNKSGHPEGSDTRAGQPSYANLYADTRLWLQQGWVDYIVPQLYWSSNFRLVPYATILEWWSRNHYDRHLYIGQGAYRMLENTRSDTTWRNPRELPRQVRLNRSFPTDVSGSVFFSAKSIMANPLHTTDSLRLNLFRYPALIPTMPWMDAVPPRPAQNLMLTRAGGPVTLRWQAGPQAADGDDARYFVVYRFAEGETPGPDDPRRILTLLPRRPDKPLVWQDTTARPGQEYAYYVTAVDRLHNESAPIRVTTLKTEPEVLVAETPAPPVAVPTTLPEPAPAATPPVTARPPARPMPSRPTIGSRPSSTASKTKVKIKHKRRQGLFGRIFGG, encoded by the coding sequence ATGCTTGGATTCTCTACTGTTGGTCGTGTTGTTCTGTTTGGTTGGATGTTGGTGTGGGGGCTCACAACCGGTAGCCTGCGGGCCGATGCCCAGGGCATGCCGCCCAAGCGGGAGTTGCGCGGCGTCTGGATTGCCTCGGTAGAAAACATAGACTGGCCCAGCGCCCGCACCCTCACTGCCGACCAGCAGCGCCGCGAATACCAGCGCATGCTGAATGCCGAGCAGCGGGCCGGTATCAATGCCGTGTTTGTGCAGGTGCGCCCCGCTTCCGATGCCTTTTATAAATCGGAGCTGGAGCCCTGGAGCAAGTGGCTCACCGGCCAGCAGGGCCGCGCCCCCAGCCCCGACTACGACCCCCTGCCTTTCCTCATTGACGAAGCCCACGACCGGGGCATGGAGTTTCACGCCTGGTTTAATCCCTACCGGGCTTCGCTGGATTCCGTGACGCGCCGCCTGGCGCCCAACCACCAGTTCCGGCAGCACCCGGAGTGGTTTATCCGCTACGCCGGCAAGCTGCTCTACAACCCCGGCCTGCCAGAAGTACGCAACTACATTACCCAGGTAATTCTGGACGTGGTGCGTCGCTATGATATTGATGGCGTGCACTTTGATGATTATTTCTACCCGTACCCCGAGCCCAAACAGGTTATTCACGACGAGGCAGCCTTTGCCCGGTATAACCCGGATAACCTGACGCTAGCCGATTGGCGCCGCCAGAACGTGAATCTGCTCATTCAGCAGGTGCACGACTCCATTCGCAGCACCAAGCGCTGGGTGAAGTTTGGCGTCTCGCCTTTTGGCGTCTGGATGAACAAATCCGGCCACCCCGAAGGCTCCGACACCCGCGCCGGGCAGCCCAGCTACGCTAATCTGTATGCCGATACCCGCCTGTGGCTGCAGCAGGGCTGGGTAGACTACATAGTGCCGCAGCTCTACTGGAGCAGCAATTTCCGGTTGGTGCCCTACGCTACTATTCTGGAGTGGTGGTCGCGCAACCACTACGACCGGCACCTCTACATTGGGCAGGGCGCCTACCGCATGCTGGAAAACACCCGCTCCGATACCACCTGGCGCAACCCGCGCGAGCTGCCCCGGCAGGTACGCCTCAACCGCTCTTTCCCTACTGATGTAAGCGGCAGCGTGTTTTTCTCGGCCAAGTCCATCATGGCCAATCCGCTGCATACTACGGATTCCCTGCGTCTGAATCTGTTCCGCTATCCGGCCCTTATCCCTACTATGCCCTGGATGGATGCCGTGCCGCCGCGCCCGGCCCAGAACCTGATGCTCACCCGCGCCGGCGGCCCCGTTACGCTGCGCTGGCAGGCCGGCCCCCAGGCGGCTGATGGCGACGACGCCCGCTACTTTGTGGTCTACCGCTTCGCCGAAGGCGAAACGCCTGGCCCCGACGACCCGCGCCGTATCCTCACGCTACTGCCCCGCCGCCCCGATAAGCCCCTGGTGTGGCAGGACACAACCGCCCGCCCCGGCCAGGAGTATGCCTACTACGTAACGGCGGTAGACCGGCTGCACAATGAAAGTGCGCCCATCCGTGTAACAACCCTGAAAACCGAGCCGGAAGTACTGGTGGCCGAAACCCCGGCGCCGCCGGTTGCCGTGCCCACTACGCTGCCCGAGCCGGCTCCGGCGGCCACGCCGCCCGTAACGGCCCGGCCGCCGGCCCGCCCTATGCCTTCCCGGCCCACCATCGGCAGCCGCCCATCGTCCACGGCCTCCAAAACCAAAGTCAAAATCAAGCATAAGCGCCGCCAGGGCCTGTTTGGGCGGATATTTGGCGGCTAA
- a CDS encoding rhomboid family intramembrane serine protease, with the protein MLPAEDQPTDFARLSDAELLYLAQHARRYPPALGQAALQELQRRGLVPDELPQAPPAAPTSQPGRPEPAWWALVGRVFRPGGSYFITPLLLLLNLAVFGLMVVQGTNVLHPAGPDLIRWGSNFSPLTLHGQWWRLFTACFLHGGITHLLLNSYALVFIGVLAEPLVGRWRLLLVYLLSGVTGNVLSLWWHTRGVNGVGASGAIFGLYGLLLALVATEARHLTRPQRLALLVNTLFITATSLAYGLQQPTVDNAAHLGGLLLGLVAGVVLGIWSRLFPAPVTP; encoded by the coding sequence ATGCTTCCTGCCGAAGACCAGCCCACCGATTTTGCCCGCCTCAGTGATGCCGAGTTACTGTATCTGGCGCAGCATGCCCGGCGCTACCCGCCGGCGTTAGGCCAAGCGGCTTTGCAGGAGCTGCAGCGGCGCGGTCTGGTTCCGGACGAGCTACCGCAGGCGCCGCCCGCGGCCCCCACCTCGCAGCCGGGGCGGCCGGAGCCGGCCTGGTGGGCCCTGGTCGGCCGGGTGTTCCGGCCCGGCGGCAGCTACTTTATCACGCCCCTGCTGCTGTTGCTGAATCTGGCAGTTTTTGGGCTGATGGTAGTACAGGGAACCAACGTGCTTCACCCGGCCGGCCCCGACCTTATCCGGTGGGGCTCCAACTTCTCCCCGCTCACGCTGCACGGGCAGTGGTGGCGGCTGTTTACAGCCTGCTTTTTGCACGGCGGCATTACGCACTTGCTGCTCAACAGCTATGCTTTGGTGTTTATTGGGGTGCTGGCCGAGCCGCTGGTGGGCCGCTGGCGGCTGTTGCTGGTGTACCTGCTGAGTGGCGTAACCGGCAATGTGCTTAGTTTGTGGTGGCACACTAGGGGCGTAAATGGCGTGGGCGCTTCCGGGGCTATTTTTGGGCTCTATGGCCTGCTGCTGGCCCTGGTAGCCACGGAAGCCCGCCACCTCACGCGCCCCCAGCGGCTGGCTTTGCTGGTGAATACGCTTTTCATAACCGCCACCAGCCTGGCCTACGGCCTGCAGCAACCTACCGTAGACAATGCGGCCCATTTGGGCGGTTTGCTGCTGGGGCTGGTTGCGGGTGTGGTACTGGGCATCTGGAGCCGGCTTTTTCCCGCGCCCGTCACTCCCTGA
- a CDS encoding esterase/lipase family protein, with translation MPDTPPSLPPADDASAPTPPSRWQKLGAAARRAAGLPATGLSYLYQTHLANRHFTLPVLNGAFGDQLAERHDPRTIQMSFRRHGADVPVAHLHLSPDRPKTVVFLHGLMGDELIWQTGAGATPRYGPLLQQELPVHCLYVRYNSGLHISENGRLLSQLLTELVAAYPEATRELVLLGHSMGGLVIRSAGYYAAPATATAAPVSASAEGKPAAAWVRHLKTVFLLGVPNEGSFLEQNSYLTSMALRKINLRPTRFISELMDRRSNGIKDLRHARLVDEDWQHPQANDLLPPRTLVPPLPGVHYHMLVGSLLKTTASALAHYFGDGLVGAGSAVGTVFGDPALPPDVQVSTRTFAQQHHGTLLSNEEVYQYLRENM, from the coding sequence GTGCCTGATACACCTCCCTCCCTTCCGCCTGCCGATGATGCCTCGGCGCCCACGCCGCCCTCCCGCTGGCAGAAACTGGGCGCGGCAGCCCGCCGGGCCGCCGGCCTGCCCGCTACGGGCCTAAGCTACCTGTATCAGACACACCTGGCCAACCGGCACTTCACGCTACCGGTGCTCAACGGCGCCTTCGGCGACCAGCTGGCCGAGCGCCATGACCCGCGCACTATCCAGATGAGCTTCCGCCGCCACGGCGCCGACGTACCCGTGGCGCACCTACACCTCTCCCCAGACCGCCCCAAAACCGTAGTGTTTCTGCACGGGCTAATGGGCGACGAGCTGATCTGGCAAACCGGCGCCGGGGCCACGCCGCGCTACGGGCCGCTTCTGCAGCAGGAGCTGCCCGTACATTGTCTGTATGTGCGCTACAACTCCGGCCTGCACATTTCTGAAAATGGCCGCCTGCTCAGCCAGCTGCTCACGGAGCTGGTGGCCGCATATCCTGAAGCTACCCGGGAGCTGGTGCTGCTGGGCCATAGCATGGGCGGGCTGGTAATTCGCTCCGCCGGATATTATGCAGCACCAGCTACTGCCACCGCAGCTCCGGTGTCTGCGTCAGCAGAAGGGAAGCCTGCTGCTGCCTGGGTAAGGCATTTAAAAACGGTTTTTCTGCTGGGCGTACCCAATGAGGGTTCTTTTCTGGAGCAGAACAGCTACCTCACCTCCATGGCCCTGCGCAAAATAAATCTGCGCCCCACCCGCTTCATCAGCGAGTTAATGGACCGTCGCAGCAACGGCATCAAAGACCTGCGCCACGCCCGCCTGGTGGATGAGGACTGGCAGCACCCCCAGGCCAACGACCTGCTCCCCCCGCGCACGCTGGTACCGCCGCTGCCCGGCGTGCACTACCATATGCTGGTGGGTTCTTTGCTGAAAACCACGGCCTCGGCCCTAGCGCACTACTTCGGTGATGGACTGGTAGGCGCCGGCAGTGCCGTAGGCACCGTTTTCGGCGACCCGGCCCTGCCGCCCGATGTGCAGGTTAGCACGCGTACGTTTGCGCAACAGCACCACGGCACCCTGCTTTCCAATGAGGAGGTGTATCAGTATCTGCGGGAGAATATGTGA
- a CDS encoding outer membrane beta-barrel protein, with protein sequence MSEGNSARPMAGRCCFGWLDWHTGFFIASIEVQHYNLFQVANIGSQSISYMKYPLLKIAVVAGLCAGAGTASAQTADSSAASGRWYVGAGAGLHHYYSINRPYNQLKPAYVQVGYTIKPRVALQAEIQYGRRLQENRESGEVDGELYDFYYKEDTRSTAVTVMARFSRSRPQRHLQFDWLLGLAVVRGTVRESSTRTSATQTDTYNYHPITATEPHLVGGIGLRYLMGPHWAIGTEILVSKNLQIPPISIWGLAPGAGANIGVSYLLK encoded by the coding sequence TTGAGTGAAGGCAACAGCGCCCGACCAATGGCCGGGCGCTGTTGTTTTGGGTGGTTGGATTGGCACACAGGTTTTTTTATTGCCAGTATAGAAGTCCAGCACTATAATTTATTTCAAGTAGCTAATATTGGAAGTCAATCAATATCCTATATGAAATATCCTTTACTGAAAATAGCCGTCGTAGCAGGGTTGTGCGCTGGCGCTGGTACGGCTTCGGCGCAAACAGCAGACTCTTCAGCTGCCTCCGGGCGTTGGTATGTAGGAGCCGGGGCCGGTCTTCATCATTATTACTCTATCAATCGGCCCTACAATCAGTTAAAGCCGGCTTATGTCCAGGTCGGGTATACCATCAAGCCCCGGGTAGCCCTTCAGGCTGAAATTCAATACGGTCGTCGGCTCCAGGAGAACCGCGAGAGTGGGGAGGTGGATGGGGAGTTGTATGACTTCTATTATAAAGAGGATACCCGGAGCACTGCCGTAACGGTAATGGCCCGTTTTAGCCGCAGCCGGCCGCAGCGGCACCTGCAGTTTGACTGGCTGCTGGGCCTGGCCGTTGTGCGGGGCACCGTCCGGGAATCTTCAACCCGAACCTCTGCTACCCAAACAGATACTTACAATTATCACCCCATCACGGCCACGGAGCCGCATCTGGTAGGTGGAATAGGGCTCCGTTACCTTATGGGCCCACATTGGGCAATAGGTACGGAGATATTGGTCAGTAAAAACCTTCAAATTCCACCGATAAGCATATGGGGGCTAGCTCCGGGCGCTGGCGCAAATATTGGTGTCAGTTATTTGCTGAAGTAG
- a CDS encoding glycoside hydrolase family 31 protein, whose product MADTIQDNNYMINDLVSRKQEHFPGKVISSKTTDEGFLFSCDNGVQLMLYVVTDKILRFRYAAEGRFEADFSYAVPADQPRRELEFLEFKEKPDHYRITTERLICTISKDNAAVRILDRSGTLLSADEKGFHWEYDYETGNDIVKMSKQVQSGVHYYGLGDKPDNMNLRGKRFQNWGTDTYGYVKGSDPLYKNIPFYLELHQKIAHGIFFDNSFKSFFDFAAERADVTSFWAMGGEMNYYFIYGPTLMEVTQEYTRLTCPPELPPLWALGYHQCKWSYFPESNVKAIAQGFRDRKIPCDALYLDIDYMDGFRCFTWSPTHFPEPKRMVQELAEDGFKTIVIIDPGIKIDPNYPVYTEALEKDYFCRRGDGPLMKGSVWPGLCNFPDFTHPTVREWWAGLFKGLIEETGVKGVWNDMNEPAVFEKGTFPDDVRFDYDGNPGTHRKAHNVYGMQMARATNEGVKRFAYPNRPFTITRSTYAGGQRYSSGWTGDNIASWEHLWLANIQCQRLSISGFSFVGSDVGGFIDTPDGELYVRWVALAAFHPFFRTHSSGDHGDQEPWSFGQEFCDLAKSFIELRYRLLPYMYTTFWQYVQEGTPMLRPLAFLDQNDTDTYLRMAEFALGDHLLVCPITQAGADGRWMYLPRGNWFYYWTDEPKGGGAEVWASAGLDRIPLFVRAGAVIPFYPVMQYVGEKVVEQLTLHVYYTEGEELSVLYDDGGEGYGYAKGQSTTRHFRVRGNDNSFSLKQEITGPYVPTYETYSVVLHGFPFAPTTLTVDGQPAEAAQGVTEAGLTLPHVIVSAGFGELVIQ is encoded by the coding sequence ATGGCTGATACAATCCAGGATAACAATTACATGATCAACGACCTGGTGTCGCGGAAGCAGGAGCACTTCCCCGGCAAGGTCATTTCATCTAAAACCACTGACGAAGGTTTTCTTTTCTCTTGTGATAATGGCGTGCAGCTGATGCTGTACGTGGTAACCGATAAAATTCTACGCTTCCGCTACGCGGCGGAAGGTCGTTTTGAGGCTGATTTCAGCTACGCCGTACCCGCCGACCAGCCCCGCCGCGAGCTGGAATTCCTGGAGTTCAAGGAAAAGCCCGACCACTACCGCATCACCACTGAGCGCCTGATCTGCACCATCAGCAAGGATAACGCGGCGGTACGCATCCTGGACCGCTCGGGCACGCTGCTCTCCGCCGATGAGAAGGGCTTCCACTGGGAGTACGACTACGAAACCGGCAACGACATCGTGAAGATGAGCAAGCAGGTGCAGAGCGGCGTGCACTACTACGGCCTCGGCGACAAGCCCGATAACATGAACCTGCGCGGCAAGCGCTTCCAGAACTGGGGTACCGATACGTACGGCTACGTAAAAGGCTCCGACCCGCTCTACAAGAACATCCCGTTTTACCTGGAGCTACACCAGAAAATTGCCCACGGCATTTTCTTCGATAACTCCTTTAAGTCCTTCTTCGACTTTGCCGCGGAGCGGGCCGATGTCACCAGCTTCTGGGCCATGGGTGGCGAGATGAACTACTACTTCATCTACGGCCCCACGCTCATGGAAGTAACCCAGGAGTACACGCGCCTCACGTGCCCGCCCGAGCTGCCCCCGCTGTGGGCCCTGGGCTACCACCAGTGCAAGTGGAGCTATTTCCCCGAGAGCAATGTAAAGGCCATTGCCCAGGGCTTCCGCGACCGGAAAATCCCTTGCGACGCGCTCTACCTCGATATTGACTACATGGATGGCTTCCGGTGCTTTACCTGGAGCCCCACGCACTTCCCCGAGCCCAAGCGCATGGTGCAGGAGCTGGCCGAGGATGGCTTCAAAACCATTGTCATCATCGACCCCGGCATTAAGATTGACCCCAACTACCCGGTGTATACCGAGGCGCTGGAAAAGGACTACTTCTGCCGCCGCGGCGACGGGCCCCTGATGAAGGGCTCCGTGTGGCCCGGCCTCTGCAACTTCCCCGATTTCACCCACCCCACCGTGCGTGAGTGGTGGGCCGGCCTGTTCAAAGGCCTCATTGAGGAAACCGGCGTGAAGGGCGTGTGGAATGATATGAACGAGCCCGCTGTGTTCGAAAAAGGCACTTTCCCGGATGATGTACGCTTCGATTACGATGGCAACCCCGGCACGCACCGTAAAGCCCACAACGTGTACGGCATGCAGATGGCCCGCGCCACCAACGAAGGCGTAAAGCGCTTTGCCTACCCCAACCGGCCCTTCACCATCACGCGCAGCACCTACGCCGGCGGGCAGCGCTACTCCTCCGGCTGGACCGGCGACAACATTGCCTCCTGGGAGCACCTGTGGCTGGCCAATATTCAGTGCCAGCGCCTCAGCATCTCGGGCTTCTCCTTTGTGGGTTCCGATGTGGGCGGCTTTATTGACACCCCCGATGGCGAGCTGTACGTGCGCTGGGTAGCCCTGGCGGCCTTTCACCCGTTCTTCCGCACGCACAGCTCCGGCGACCACGGCGACCAGGAGCCCTGGTCGTTCGGGCAGGAGTTCTGCGACTTGGCCAAGTCATTTATTGAGTTGCGCTACCGCCTGCTGCCTTACATGTACACCACTTTCTGGCAGTACGTGCAGGAAGGTACGCCCATGCTGCGCCCCCTGGCCTTCCTGGACCAGAACGACACCGACACGTACCTGCGCATGGCCGAGTTTGCCCTGGGCGACCACCTGCTGGTGTGCCCCATTACGCAGGCCGGTGCCGATGGCCGCTGGATGTACCTGCCGCGCGGCAACTGGTTCTACTACTGGACCGATGAGCCCAAAGGCGGCGGGGCCGAAGTGTGGGCCAGCGCCGGCCTCGACCGGATTCCGCTGTTCGTACGCGCCGGAGCCGTTATTCCGTTCTACCCCGTGATGCAGTACGTGGGCGAGAAAGTGGTGGAGCAGCTTACCCTGCACGTGTACTACACCGAAGGCGAGGAGCTAAGCGTGCTCTATGATGACGGCGGTGAAGGCTACGGCTACGCCAAAGGCCAAAGTACCACGCGCCATTTCCGGGTCCGCGGCAACGATAACAGCTTCAGCCTGAAGCAGGAAATTACGGGGCCGTATGTGCCTACCTACGAAACCTACAGCGTAGTGCTGCACGGCTTCCCCTTTGCGCCCACTACGCTAACCGTAGATGGCCAGCCGGCAGAAGCTGCCCAAGGCGTAACCGAAGCCGGCCTCACACTCCCCCACGTTATTGTATCAGCAGGCTTTGGGGAGCTGGTTATTCAGTAA
- a CDS encoding glycosyltransferase: protein METPNLKVLLLGWDDTYPTQHPPAAPLGLARTLAAHSQLTVVLPTLPASTAPIAGVDVTAIGNLSAEELQAAVDQSRSAVTARAAWKTPAAPYLGATPAEEAASSPALQARVPAAGPSAAISAEASGSTFRPVSLLEEEESAGEPSAAEANALDEDMPLEPAVNFALPAEVRSFLPASAERTTPQHALAVLNNEIDDEAGLNFRVIQYARFATPFVADKPFEVIYAAEWPTWLAAMEIRQRTGRPLVLHVHSLCSDRNTTDDRGWIQELERLALRRADLIILDSEELCHRVRQLYNIPLHRTRVQHGEVNAEEVSRALQALL from the coding sequence ATGGAAACTCCTAACCTGAAGGTATTACTGCTAGGCTGGGATGATACGTACCCCACGCAACACCCGCCAGCGGCCCCTTTAGGGCTGGCCCGCACGCTGGCAGCCCACAGCCAGCTCACGGTAGTACTGCCCACGCTGCCAGCCTCCACGGCTCCCATAGCCGGCGTAGACGTAACGGCTATTGGCAACCTATCAGCCGAAGAACTGCAGGCCGCCGTAGACCAATCGCGCAGTGCCGTTACAGCAAGAGCCGCCTGGAAAACACCGGCGGCGCCCTACCTGGGCGCTACGCCGGCCGAAGAAGCGGCTTCAAGTCCGGCTCTGCAAGCCAGGGTTCCTGCGGCAGGCCCATCAGCAGCCATTTCGGCCGAAGCTTCAGGCAGCACTTTCCGCCCCGTTTCGCTGCTGGAGGAAGAGGAAAGCGCCGGCGAGCCCAGCGCCGCCGAAGCCAATGCGCTGGACGAAGACATGCCGCTGGAGCCAGCGGTTAATTTTGCCCTGCCGGCAGAAGTCCGCAGCTTTTTGCCTGCCAGCGCCGAGCGCACTACGCCCCAACACGCGCTGGCCGTGCTCAATAATGAAATAGACGACGAGGCCGGCCTCAATTTCCGGGTGATACAATACGCCCGCTTTGCCACGCCCTTCGTGGCCGATAAGCCATTTGAGGTGATTTACGCCGCCGAATGGCCCACCTGGCTGGCTGCCATGGAAATCAGGCAGCGCACGGGCCGGCCGCTGGTGCTGCACGTGCACTCTCTCTGCTCCGACCGCAACACCACTGACGACCGGGGCTGGATTCAGGAGCTGGAGCGCCTGGCCCTGCGGCGGGCCGATTTAATCATCTTAGACTCGGAGGAGCTCTGCCACCGCGTGCGCCAACTCTATAACATACCTTTGCACCGCACCCGCGTGCAACACGGCGAGGTAAACGCCGAAGAGGTTTCCCGCGCCCTACAGGCCCTGCTGTAG
- a CDS encoding YdeI/OmpD-associated family protein, translated as MTPEHTFDAPLELDAETGGVFVLVPFSVEATYGVRGLLPVRATIDGFPYRGSLSPIGDGTHALLVQKQIRNAIGKSWSQSVHITLSRDTEERTVTVPEELAMALDRAGLRQRFDDLSYTHRKEFAQGIERAKKAETRARRVQDALDRIASGRKP; from the coding sequence TTGACTCCCGAACACACTTTTGACGCCCCCCTGGAGCTGGATGCCGAAACCGGCGGCGTTTTCGTCCTGGTTCCCTTCAGTGTAGAAGCCACGTATGGCGTGCGCGGCCTGTTGCCTGTGCGCGCTACTATAGATGGTTTCCCGTATCGCGGCAGCCTCTCCCCCATTGGCGATGGTACCCACGCCCTGCTGGTACAGAAGCAAATCCGCAACGCCATTGGCAAATCCTGGAGCCAGTCGGTGCACATTACCCTCTCCCGGGACACCGAAGAGCGCACCGTAACCGTGCCCGAGGAGCTAGCCATGGCCTTGGACCGCGCCGGCCTGCGCCAGCGCTTTGATGATCTTTCCTACACCCACCGCAAAGAGTTTGCACAAGGCATTGAGCGAGCCAAGAAAGCCGAAACCCGCGCCCGCCGCGTGCAGGACGCCCTGGACCGGATTGCTTCCGGCCGCAAGCCGTAG
- a CDS encoding alpha-amylase family glycosyl hydrolase, which yields MTTEITDIAPSTPHLPLVQQDAWLAPYEPVLRARLERLEQRLQEINQQYGSLTKFASAHQRLGLNYDSRRRGYWFREWAPAAQGLFLVGDFNQWDRQATPLQRGQDGVWEIFLSDKEYGQRLTHGSRYKVHVVTQKGGKDRLPATLRRAVQDEESKDFAAQVWRPEAPFTWTDQKFRIPNFVREPFIYECHVGMATEEGRTGTYLEFAENILPRIQALGYNCIQLMAVMEHPYYGSFGYHVANFFAASSRFGTPEELKHLINEAHNRGIAVLLDVVHSHAVKNEAEGLADFDGSGGQYFHEGERGNHPGWDSKLFNYGRPEVQQFLLSNLRYWLEEFHFDGFRFDGVTSMLYHHHGEGVGFGHYDQYFGPEVDDDAILYLQLATTLVHDCKRSALLIAEDMSGMPGLCRPISEGGVGFDYRLGMGIPDYWIKLLKHTRDEDWNLHDLWYVLTNRRAGEKTVAYAESHDQALVGDKTLAHWLIDAAIYTHMHKDDPDPVVARGMALHKLIRMLTLALGGEAYLNFIGNEFGHPEWVDFPRQGNEWSYQFARRQWSLSTNPELKYQYLLAFDKAMVTTARNRRLLAAGPAHELNIDSNNQVLIFERAGLLFVFSFHVDRSVFDYRFFVPQAGRYRIILNSDDAQFGGFQRVDDGLTYETFVEDGVNKLSLYVTNRTALVLQRIG from the coding sequence ATGACCACGGAAATAACTGATATAGCACCTTCCACTCCGCACCTGCCTCTGGTGCAGCAGGATGCCTGGCTGGCCCCCTATGAGCCCGTGCTCCGGGCCCGTTTAGAGCGCCTGGAGCAGCGCCTGCAGGAAATAAACCAGCAGTATGGCTCCCTGACCAAATTTGCCTCGGCGCACCAGCGGCTCGGGCTAAACTATGACTCGCGCCGCCGCGGCTATTGGTTTCGGGAGTGGGCACCGGCCGCGCAGGGCCTGTTTCTGGTAGGTGATTTCAACCAGTGGGACCGGCAGGCCACGCCTTTGCAGCGCGGGCAGGACGGCGTGTGGGAGATATTTCTCAGTGATAAGGAATACGGCCAGCGCCTCACGCATGGCAGCCGCTACAAGGTGCACGTGGTAACGCAAAAAGGTGGCAAAGACCGGCTTCCCGCCACGCTACGCCGCGCCGTGCAGGACGAGGAGTCCAAGGATTTTGCCGCCCAGGTGTGGCGCCCGGAAGCCCCGTTCACCTGGACCGACCAGAAATTCCGCATCCCCAATTTTGTGCGGGAGCCCTTTATTTATGAGTGCCACGTGGGCATGGCCACCGAGGAAGGCCGCACGGGTACTTACCTGGAATTCGCCGAAAATATTCTGCCGCGCATTCAGGCCCTGGGCTACAACTGCATTCAGCTGATGGCCGTGATGGAGCACCCCTATTACGGCTCCTTCGGCTACCACGTAGCCAATTTCTTTGCTGCTTCCTCCCGCTTTGGCACCCCCGAGGAGCTGAAGCACCTCATCAACGAAGCCCATAACCGGGGCATTGCCGTGCTGCTGGACGTGGTACATTCCCACGCCGTGAAAAACGAGGCCGAAGGGCTGGCGGATTTTGATGGCTCCGGCGGGCAGTATTTCCACGAAGGCGAGCGAGGCAACCACCCCGGCTGGGATTCCAAGCTATTTAACTACGGCCGGCCCGAGGTGCAGCAGTTCCTGCTCAGCAACCTGCGCTACTGGCTGGAAGAGTTTCACTTCGATGGCTTCCGTTTTGATGGCGTAACCAGCATGCTCTACCACCACCACGGCGAAGGGGTAGGCTTTGGGCACTATGACCAGTATTTCGGCCCCGAGGTAGATGATGATGCCATTCTCTACCTGCAGCTGGCCACCACCCTGGTGCACGACTGCAAGCGCAGCGCCCTGCTCATTGCCGAAGACATGAGCGGCATGCCCGGCCTGTGCCGCCCCATCAGCGAGGGCGGCGTGGGCTTTGATTACCGCCTGGGCATGGGCATTCCGGACTACTGGATTAAGCTGCTCAAGCACACCCGCGACGAAGACTGGAACCTGCACGACCTCTGGTATGTGCTCACCAACCGCCGCGCCGGTGAGAAAACCGTGGCCTACGCCGAAAGCCACGACCAGGCCCTGGTGGGCGACAAAACCTTGGCCCACTGGCTGATTGACGCCGCCATTTACACCCACATGCACAAGGACGACCCCGACCCGGTGGTGGCCCGCGGCATGGCCCTGCATAAGCTCATCAGGATGCTCACGCTGGCGCTGGGCGGCGAGGCATACCTCAACTTCATCGGCAACGAGTTTGGCCACCCCGAGTGGGTGGACTTCCCGCGCCAGGGCAACGAGTGGAGCTATCAGTTTGCCCGCCGCCAGTGGAGCCTGTCTACCAACCCCGAGCTGAAATACCAGTACCTGCTGGCCTTCGATAAAGCCATGGTGACCACGGCCCGCAACCGGCGCCTGCTGGCCGCCGGCCCGGCCCACGAGCTCAACATCGACAGCAACAATCAGGTCCTGATTTTTGAGCGCGCCGGGCTGCTATTCGTCTTCAGCTTCCACGTAGACCGGAGCGTGTTCGATTACCGCTTCTTCGTGCCCCAGGCCGGCCGCTACCGCATCATCCTCAATTCCGATGATGCCCAGTTCGGCGGCTTCCAGCGCGTAGATGATGGCCTGACCTATGAGACTTTTGTGGAAGATGGCGTAAACAAGCTGAGCCTGTACGTCACCAACCGAACGGCCTTGGTGCTACAGCGCATCGGGTAA